GTGGGTGCGCTCAGGTTCAAGTAACCGTGCGGCCTCAGTCAAGCCCTCGCCGCGGGCCGGACCGTACGGTCGCACCCACACACCACCAGGCAAGGAGGCACGGTGACATGACCGCATCCGAAGAGATCATGGCGCAGTACGTCGCGACCGAGGCACGCGTGGACCGCATGCGGGACAAGTACGCCCTGGAGGAGGGGTACATCAGCGAGGACAGCAGCCCCTGGGTGCCGTTCGTGCCCAACGTGTTCATCAAGCACCTCACCTTCGACGTGCGCGGCAGCAGCGCCGCCAACGTGCTGTGGGTGCAGGAGGGCGGCACGCTCGGCCGCCACCGTCACCGCGGCCCGGTCTCCGGCTACGTGCTCGAAGGCAGCTGGCGCTACCTGGAGTACGACTGGGTCGGCAGACCCGGGGACTTCGTCCGGGAGAGCCCGGGGCGCAGTCACACCCTCTACTCCGAGCACGGCATGAAGACGATGTTCTGGCTCGACGGCCCGCTGGACTTCCTCGACGAGCAGGACCGGGTGATGGAGACGGTCGACGTGTTCTGGTTCATCGACCACTACGAGACCTACTGCCGGGAGAACGGTCTGAAGATCAACGAACGGCTCTACCTCTGACGCCGTCGATCACACGCACTGTCCACCGCGGGCACCCGGGCCGGAGCCGGAGCGCACGCCGGTGACCTGGCCTATCACGGCGTTTATCGAAAGTGTTTACGAGCGGTCGGCGGGTCGCTCCGATACGGTGCGGCCATGGCGAACTTTGTGCTGATCGCAGGTGCGCGACTCGGATCGTGGGCGTGGGACGACGTGGTGCCGCATCTGCGTGCGGCCGGCCATGACGTCCACCCGCTGACGCTGTCCGGCCTCGCCGAGAAGCAAGGTGTACCGGCTGGTCAGCAGACGCACGTGCAGGACATCATTGATGAGGTCGAGCGCCGGGACCTGCGTGAAGTCGTCCT
This genomic stretch from Streptomyces deccanensis harbors:
- a CDS encoding 2,4'-dihydroxyacetophenone dioxygenase family protein, producing MTASEEIMAQYVATEARVDRMRDKYALEEGYISEDSSPWVPFVPNVFIKHLTFDVRGSSAANVLWVQEGGTLGRHRHRGPVSGYVLEGSWRYLEYDWVGRPGDFVRESPGRSHTLYSEHGMKTMFWLDGPLDFLDEQDRVMETVDVFWFIDHYETYCRENGLKINERLYL